The genomic stretch ATACCTTTGATCTAAAATGGTAATGCTGGAAAATTACAAAGTGCTTAAAATTATATCTTGAGCCCAgtaaaataaatgtttattttgtAGGTATATGGAGCAGAGATATTCGATACAAAAGCAACCTTCCTCTAACGGAGATCAACAAAATTTTGAAGAACATGGAAAGCAAGAAACTAATAAAAGCTGTGAAGTCTGTTGCTGTGAGTATATTAATCCGGGTTTGGATAAAATACTCTCCCACCATCCCATCcctctcagatctctcaacatgtACAGAAGGCATGATTTGACTGCACAGTGCAGCACTCCTTTACTTTTAGATGATGGGCTCGGGTCTGTGCTTACATGTTTCagttaaagcaacacacaaaaatgcaggagaaactcagcaggtcagacagcgtccgtggaaatgaacaaacaattgaagtttcaagctgagacccttcctcagcacTGAAGCTTGCATGGCCACCTTCAAACTAGTGTTTTCATTCAGTATATTAAAAAATGGAATTACCTTTAATCAGTTTATACTtaacacatacactcagtggccactttattaggtacagttgTACTCCTCGTCAatacaaatgtctaatcagccaactcaatggataaaagcatgcagacatggtcaagaggttcagttgttgttcagacccaacatcagaatagggatgaaatgtgatcgaagtgactttgaccgaggaatgattgttggtgccaggtgggatggtttgagtatctcagaaactactgatctcttgggatttcaCAGTTTCTGGACCTTACAGAGAacagtgcgaaaaacaaaaatatctagtgagtggcagttctgtggctgaaaatgccttgttaatgagaggggtcagaggagaatggccagactggttcaaactgacaggagggtgacaatagctcaaataaccatgagttataacagtgatgtgcagaagagcatctctgaatgcacaacatgtcaaatcttgaagtggatgggttacagcagcagaagaccacgaatatacactcagtggccacttttcaGCTCAGGAAACACCTGATAAAGTGGTTACTGAGTGTATGAAGCTTCCAATGACTTTTGTGAAAGCAATACAACTCCAGTAATTcaaagtacagaaacaggccagtgtACTGTATCTATATCTATCTCATTAATCCCACTTTCCTCAAAGTCTTTTACTCTAAGTTCCTTTTTTTTGGAAAATTGTCCTTTTAATGTTGGGGAAATGTGAACTATGGGGAAGTAATTTCAATATATTTCCAAAAATATTTCATTATGGAGAAGCATTTAAAAATATTAACACTTGTACATTGGTTAAGGTGAGAGGCAATATTTTTCCAGATGGGATTTTGTCGTACAGACTAACGCCTGAAACACCAACTATGTTTTAAGTTCAGTCCATGATTTTCTCGATTGTTTTTCACTGCCTGTTAAAATTGGAGAGGAAATTTTCAGATTCCACCCCCCCAACTCCTTTTGAGTTCATTACTAACGTATCCTGTGCGTTTGGTTGGTGATCATCTTAGCATTTTGATGTCCCCGGACACCCAGGAGCAGCGATGCAGAAGGGGAATGGGCAGCACCCTTGGTGCTAACTGAGAGATCAGAAATGCAACCCCATGTCAGTAGGTTGTGAAATTGAGCTCGGGGGCAGTGGGGGGAAGAAAATCTTGTGATTTGTGACAGGCACCAGGAAACTGATCATAAAATCCACTGAATTATTCCAGCTGTGCCTTTCAAAAATGCAATCAGTCCAGCACATAATTTGTTTTAAATTTACTAATGTCTATGGATGTTGCTGGTAAGGCCATCAATTATTGTTGCTCCCTCTTCTGACTTAGGAGGAGGTGGTGTCGAAACGCCTTCTTCAATGGTTGCTTCCTTCTGGTGAGGTTGTATCCACAGTGCCATTAGCAAAGGAGCTCCAGTATTTAGACCTGTGACAAAGAACGGATGAAGATTTATTTTTGACTCTCAATGTTCTAAAGAGCTGCTAGCTTGAGGGATAAATGCCTGCTTTGGCAGTAATGAACTGGAGTCAAGAGTAAGTAAAACTCCTATCTTCCCTTATTCTAGGCATCGAAGAAGAAGGTGTACATGTTGTATAACTTGCAGCCAGACCGGTCTGTGACTGGTGGCGCTTGGTACAGTGACCAGGACTTCGAGTCCGAGTTTGTGGAAGTGTTGAACCAACAGTGCTTTAAGTTCTTACAAAATAAGGTAAAGGCTTTAAATTCTTACAGAATAAGCTGATGCTtcataaggcattgttcagaccgCTCGGGAATATTgtgacccttatctaagaaaggacgtgctggtattggagagggtccagaggagattcacaagaatgacctTGGGAATGATGGGGTTAGTGagtggggagtgtttgatggctctggtcctgtactcactggagttttgaagaatgaaggtaagaatctcattgaaacatcttgaatattgaaaggcctagatagagtggacgtggagaggatggtcCCTAAAGtgagggagtctatgaccagagggcaaagcctcagagtagaaggacatccctttagaggaggaattgttttagccagagggtagtgaatctgtggaattcattgccacagacagctgtggaggccaagtcattggatgtatttgaagctgaggttgatagattcttcattagtaaggtgtcaaagggtacggggagaaggcaggagaacggggttgagagggacaaatgatcaaccatgattgaatggcgatatagccttgatgggccaaatggcctaattctgctcccatcctGAGATGCTGTAATCTGTACTGTTTGGagggacaatagacagtaggtgcaggagtaagccattcggcctttctagtcagcaccgccattcactgtgatcatggctgggCATAACATAAGTCTATCCCCACAGTCTCTCAGATGTTTTTTTCTATGTACAGGATGTCCATCTAACCGAGGAAGGAACTGCATGATTGTCTGTAAATAATTATATATTTCTCCAATCCAGCAGTCCCACAATATCCAGTGTTTATTATAGGCTCATTTGTACTTGGGTGGTAATCAGTAATCACACACATTTACATTGCTGAAGTGAATGGTAATattgaatatatattttaaagcCTAATCCCTAATGAAGAAAGTAACCATGTGTTCCCTACAGGCAGAGGTGGCTCGGGAGAGTAAACAGAGTCCTATGGTTCAAAGGAACAGTTCGTTTGCTTCATCGCATGAAGTGTGGAAATACATCTGTGAATTGGGTATCAGCAAGGTACTAGAATTCTGTCGGTCTCTTTCCTTTAGACCTGTGAAGATGAGGTCGTCTTCAATGGTTGGATCTGTTGTGTAGCTAAAGTGATCAGTATTCAAAAGTGACATTTTTACCAAATACGGTGTCTTGAAACCACTTTACCCTGCTTTTTCCAGTTTCAGGATTAGTGAAGTTTGCAGATATTATTTTTTGCCCCATTGGTTATGACATTCAACATCCTCAACCAGTTCCTTTCCTCCCCTTTGTCTACAGACTAAATCTCATGTTCCCAGTCAACCTAAAATCGTGCCTTCCTGATTCATTATCTTAGAAATAACAAACAACAATTTCATCTCCTGTTCACATGTCCAGAGATCCCTCAGAGTTgctatgcaagttgatagggttgttaagaaggggtatggtgtgttggtctttattagaggattgagttcaagagctgtgaggtaaagttgcagctctTTAAAACACTGGTTacaccacatttggaatattcaattctggtcacctcgcaggaaggatgtgaaagtttcaagagggtgcaaaggagatttattaTGTTACTGCTTGGActggagagcatgttttatgaagataggttgagcaaactagggcttttctctttggagcgaagaaggataagagatgacttgatagagatgcgcaagatgataagaggcatagatcaagtgaatAGTCAGAGATTTTTCCCCCAGAGTGGAAATAGTTAATACAAGGgggcttaattttaaggtgataggaGGTAAGtacagggggaatgtcagagttaatttttttttaaaacagagagtgtggtgggtgcatggaacgccctgccaggaggggtggtggtagaggcagatacattagggacacttaagagactcttagataggcacatggacgatagaaaaatggagggctgtgtaggagggaaggattagactgattttagagtaggttaaaaggtcagcataaaaTCATGAGTCGAAgaatctgtactgtgctgtagtgttctatgttttgtCTTCAAGCTCACGCTGCCTTGACTCCTCGGCCATTGTTCCTCATTAAACCAAACTGTTGACAGTCCAGCTTCCATTTTTGGGTCCAAAGTTAGCAGAGTGTGAACATGAAAGATGGAGGTAAACCTTTCCTGCACATCCTTCTCAACCTATCTGTTGCCTTGATACAGTTAACCATTTACTGCTCGCTGGCACCACCACTGTTCTGGTCCAGTGGTGCTGCTCTGCTTGAGTGCATTTCTTGCCAATTAAAGTCCCCTCTCTTTTCTCATCTACAAATCAGCCCTTTGGAGATGCTTTTCAAATACAAAGGCACTCTTAAATGTCTCTTCAATCCCTTGGATGGAACTAGTTGAGATCTGATCGATGCACAGAAATTTCCTACAATTAGAAAcaggggaagggggttgaaaCCTTTTGTCACAGATTGCTTCTTGGGCTCCAGTTCCAATAAATTTGAACCAGGGCAGGGAGTTTGTGATTGCTGTCTCTCACAATCAACATTGTGGGAGAACATAATGCTGCTGTTGCTTTTCTGTAAGGGTTATGAATGTGTTTATAATATTGTAAATCTGCTGCCCTTCCGTGGCGATGTTAAAGGCTGTGACTGCACATTCTTCCCATCTAAAACAAGCCACTGGACTAGAAGATAAGACAACGTTTGGTTAATGTTGTTTATTAAGTCAGAGGCGGTATATAGTGCAGTGCTAATGAGATATTGCCACTAATTATATGTGGTAAACTGAGCAGTTCTGTGGGATCTATCACACTAATTACCGGTAGTTCTGCTGTTTGGTTACATTCTGTCATAACTGCAGAATGAGCACTTGCACATGGATACATATTTTAAATCTTGGCGAATacttttcttcccctctgcttctAATCATTCTCTCACAAATCTCATTAAATGATAGAATCCAAAAATGTTTTGAAGGCACTGCAGTACCGTTGAAGTGTAGCAGCAGAATTATGCACTCTAagatcccactgactgcaacagATTACCAGATAATCTGCTCTATTGATTATGGTTGAGAAAGTTGCCCTGCTCTCTGAATTGGTGCACTGGGATATTATGCTTACCAGAGCGCAGATGGGGTATCCATCTGGTTTCCTCCAAAAGAAAATATTTCTGATGGTCCCGCAGTGCTTCACAGGAGTTATGCGCTAAAGGTTTGAGCGACCCTTCTTCAtctatcctgatgaaggatctcagcctgaaatgtcgactgtttattcttctccaaagatgctgcctgacttgctgagtttctgcagcattttatgtgtgtggtGCTGTGGATATACAGCACCTGCAAAATCTCATGTGTACTGAAGTCCCTGAAATGGACCTTCGATCTGGCTTCTGCCGACATTTGGTTTTGTAGCTTGCTGCTCTAGCAATGGGAAGAACTGGAATATTGGCCCTGTTTCTAAAGTCATGGTTGACTACTGTGAAGGATACAAAGGCCTGTTACTGAAACCATTCATGGGCTAGGCCAGACGGTAATCAGTTGTTGCTTCAAATTGTAGCCTGACATTTTTGTTCAGTTTGTTTCTTCTGTTGTTCAGTAAATGCATAACCACCAGGGCTCTTGCATTTTCAGGTGGAACTCTCAATGGAAGATATAGAAACTATTCTAAATACATTGATATATGATGGGAAAGTAGAGATGACGATTATAGCTGCAAAAGAAGGCACGGTCGGTAGCGTGGATGGACAAATGAAGCTGTATAAAGCAGTCAATCCCATCATCCAGCCCACTGGCCTGATGAGGACACCTTGTGGAATGTGCCCAGTGAGTGTGGCTTCTTTGGGATCAGTGAAGTATTGTTGTTTCATTTATATACATGGGAATTCATTACCTAGTCTCACGAGAGAAATGATTGAAGTTGAAGAggacttttttttaatcaatattGGTCATGACACCAGGATGATTTCTCCTGCCAATTTATGTTACCACTAAAGTGATTTAGGTAAAAACTTGAGAATATAATGTG from Hemitrygon akajei chromosome 7, sHemAka1.3, whole genome shotgun sequence encodes the following:
- the polr3f gene encoding DNA-directed RNA polymerase III subunit RPC6, translating into MADVKVKQEVPDPVALENRILELCQQFPQGITDQVIQNDMPQVEPQKRAMVINRLLSIGQLDLLRGTAGLLYRIKDSQSASKMKGSDNQEKLVYQIIEDAGNKGIWSRDIRYKSNLPLTEINKILKNMESKKLIKAVKSVAASKKKVYMLYNLQPDRSVTGGAWYSDQDFESEFVEVLNQQCFKFLQNKAEVARESKQSPMVQRNSSFASSHEVWKYICELGISKVELSMEDIETILNTLIYDGKVEMTIIAAKEGTVGSVDGQMKLYKAVNPIIQPTGLMRTPCGMCPVFHDCHEGGDISPATCLYMTEWLEF